Sequence from the Luteibacter aegosomaticola genome:
GTGCTCGAAGAAGCCGTTCATCAACATATCCTGCGCCGGTCCTGCCGGTGCCATCCACCACGCGTTCGCCAGGAAGCTGGCGACGAAGGTGAACGCCGCGAGGGCAAAGGCACCCAGCCAGCGGAAGCGGCCACTGAGGATCGCCGCTGAACAGGTGAGCTCGAGGACGATCACCGCGACGGCAAAGAAGCCCGGCGGCGAAAGGTCGAAGTGGCGCATCTCGCCCAGGGCGCTCTGCCAGTTGAGCAGCTTGCAGAACGGGCCTTGCAGGTAAGCCGAGCACAGCGCGAGCAGGCCGAGCCACGGCACCCAACCGATCCCACGGGACGCGGCAGCGCTCATACGGCCCAGCACGCGCAACCCAGCGCGCCCCAGAAACTCTTGAAGTCACCGACGGGCACGTTGGCCGCGTGCGAACGGGCGTGATCGTGGCCGTGCACCGTGCACGCGCTTGCGCAGCCGCACGCCGGCTGGCCGACGCGCGCCGCGGCATCTTCGCGCTGCTTGTGCGCAGCCCACGCGGCGTAACCGCCGTAATCACGCACGGGCGACCAATCCGGCATCGCGGGCGGCACGCCACCTTCGTCGTGCGCTGAGAACGGCCCGCTCGCGTATACCACCCGGCCACCGACCATGGTGAGCAGCGAG
This genomic interval carries:
- a CDS encoding DoxX family protein produces the protein MSAAASRGIGWVPWLGLLALCSAYLQGPFCKLLNWQSALGEMRHFDLSPPGFFAVAVIVLELTCSAAILSGRFRWLGAFALAAFTFVASFLANAWWMAPAGPAQDMLMNGFFEHLGLAGAFVYVGWLDLRGPAHGG